One genomic window of Quercus lobata isolate SW786 chromosome 9, ValleyOak3.0 Primary Assembly, whole genome shotgun sequence includes the following:
- the LOC115961000 gene encoding uncharacterized protein LOC115961000, with product MEAAKQRVRAAAARKKEEEKAKGKEGASTPHSSLKSSVKRKADGKDDPPSKKVAVSAGDVPSTKSPPKSGHGAGKGVMTSSGPVIEGPRCLLTHKDYAVEGVESLIKQTDLDPCAQLGTEDLGASAFFDIARALVRVKALQDRCVAKEGVVSRVRRHNANLMDQQAQYKEAVRLLNSELKDVKEKLGEAEGQQKKLEEEVSSLRAQVETAGTDAVQKFKTTQSFIDSCADYYGTGFDDCLKQVASAYPELDLSGITMDASVPMTPARETVADKGDGPLSLDSLLNDAGVILAQPAVTIPAESSDAAQIAKDKADRVSKDVPAT from the exons ATGGAAGCTGCGAAGCAAAGGGTGAGGGCCGCTGCAGCCcgtaagaaggaggaggagaaagctAAGGGAAAAGAAGGAGCGTCAACCCCTCATTCCTCTTTGAAGAGTTCAGTTAAGAGGAAGGCTGACGGAAAGGACGATCCTCCTTCTAAGAAGGTAGCTGTCAGTGCTGGGGATGTGCCTTCCACGAAGTCGCCTCCCAAGTCTGGTCACGGTGCTGGGAAAGGAGTGATGACCTCTTCCGGTCCCGTCATTGAGGGACCCCGTTGCTTGCTGACCCACAAGGATTATGCTGTTGAGGGGGTAGAATCCCTCATAAAACAGACGGATCTGGACCCTTGTGCTCAGCTAGGGACGGAAGACCTGGGGGCGTCAGCTTTCTTTGACATAGCACGG GCcttggttcgtgtaaaagcaCTTCAAGACCGGTGCGTGGCCAAAGAAGGCGTCGTTTCTCGGGTTAGGAGGCATAACGCCAATCTGATGGATCAGCAAGCGCAATATAAGGAGGCCGTCCGTCTCTTAAACTCAGAGCTGAAGGATGTAAAGGAGAAGTTGGGGGAGGCTGAGGGTCAGCAGAAGAAGCTTGAGGAGGAGGTTTCATCCTTACGTGCACAAGTAGAGACGGCTGGGACTGACGCGGTCCAAAAATTCAAGACAACCCAGTCATTTATTGATTCCTGCGCTGATTATTACGGCACAGGTTTCGACGATTGTCTGAAGCAGGTAGCGTCAGCTTATCCAGAGTTGGATCTATCCGGAATTACCATGGATGCCTCCGTGCCGATGACTCCTGCTCGTGAAACTGTTGCTGACAAAGGTGACGGACCCCTTAGTTTGGACTCTTTGCTTAATGATGCCGGAGTTATTTTGGCTCAGCCAGCCGTCACTATCCCTGCCGAGTCTTCAGATGCGGCGCAAATTGCCAAGGATAAAGCTGACAGGGTCTCCAAGGATGTTCCTGCCACTTAA